The Aulosira sp. FACHB-615 genome includes a window with the following:
- a CDS encoding serine hydrolase, whose product MVFFRKDEQLENLGNGILEATWATFPTLAQNQIALTWIVYDPPAPVNTGGALTPNAFWNHPVRGFTYRGVERIYPASVVKLFYLVAVNEWLEKGMIQTSKELERALGDMIIDSSNDATSLVVDILTGTTSGPELPPGPFETWKQQRHIVNRYYQSLGWEEMETINVCQKTWGDGPYGRERAFYGEMFDNRNMLTTHAIARLLHSIVGGVAVASGRSQAMMNLLKRSTNPEDLPKDVEEDQITGFIGGGLPQNAQIWSKAGWTSQVRHDAAYIEIPEQRPYLLVVFTEGKANAKSREILPFVSKLIAEAISNL is encoded by the coding sequence ATGGTTTTCTTTAGAAAAGACGAGCAACTAGAAAATTTGGGTAATGGCATTTTAGAAGCAACTTGGGCAACATTTCCGACATTAGCCCAAAATCAAATTGCTTTGACTTGGATTGTCTATGATCCACCAGCACCTGTAAATACTGGTGGTGCTTTAACTCCCAATGCCTTTTGGAATCACCCAGTCCGTGGTTTTACTTATCGCGGTGTAGAACGGATTTATCCCGCGAGTGTGGTTAAGTTATTTTACTTGGTAGCTGTAAATGAATGGTTAGAAAAAGGCATGATCCAAACCTCGAAGGAATTGGAGCGAGCCTTGGGCGATATGATAATTGATTCTAGTAATGATGCCACAAGTTTAGTTGTAGATATTTTGACTGGTACTACTTCCGGGCCAGAGTTACCACCAGGGCCGTTTGAAACTTGGAAGCAACAACGCCATATTGTTAACCGTTACTACCAATCTTTGGGTTGGGAAGAAATGGAGACGATAAATGTTTGTCAAAAAACTTGGGGTGATGGCCCTTATGGACGGGAACGCGCTTTTTATGGGGAGATGTTTGATAATCGCAATATGTTGACGACCCATGCGATCGCCCGTTTACTACATAGTATCGTTGGTGGGGTCGCAGTTGCGAGTGGGCGATCGCAAGCCATGATGAATCTACTCAAACGCAGTACCAACCCCGAAGATTTACCTAAAGATGTTGAAGAAGACCAAATCACAGGCTTTATTGGTGGTGGTTTACCGCAAAATGCTCAAATTTGGTCAAAAGCAGGTTGGACAAGTCAGGTTCGTCACGATGCAGCGTATATCGAAATACCTGAGCAACGTCCTTATTTACTGGTGGTGTTTACTGAAGGTAAAGCCAACGCCAAAAGCCGCGAAATTCTCCCCTTTGTCTCGAAACTAATTGCCGAAGCCATTAGCAATCTTTAA
- a CDS encoding C40 family peptidase codes for MLSNSESQILNLTASEYQCLANLNLYDSPECQRLATQAAVGRHLQVTSNHQGQAVEVYLCEDDYPGWMSLADLGLLQPATVQYEATTWAETEIKKLLPQVIAFTQKAMEQSNEYLWGGTVGPNYDCSGLMQAAFVSVGIWLPRDAYQQEAFVQVVKLTELEPGDLVFFGTPEKATHVGLYLGDGAYIHSSGKAQGRNGIGIDVLSEQGDAVSRSYYQQLRGAGRVVQSYEPQRR; via the coding sequence ATGCTCTCTAATTCAGAATCCCAAATCCTCAATTTGACCGCCTCTGAATATCAATGTCTCGCTAACCTCAACTTATATGATTCTCCTGAGTGTCAGCGTCTGGCAACTCAAGCTGCTGTTGGGCGACATTTACAGGTAACATCAAATCATCAAGGGCAAGCAGTAGAGGTGTATTTATGTGAGGATGATTATCCAGGCTGGATGTCGTTGGCAGATTTGGGTTTATTACAACCTGCTACTGTACAGTATGAAGCTACAACATGGGCGGAAACTGAAATTAAAAAATTACTTCCCCAGGTGATTGCTTTCACCCAAAAAGCTATGGAGCAATCTAATGAGTATCTTTGGGGTGGGACAGTGGGGCCAAATTATGACTGTTCTGGCTTGATGCAGGCGGCGTTTGTCTCGGTGGGAATTTGGCTACCAAGAGACGCTTATCAGCAAGAAGCTTTTGTCCAAGTAGTCAAGTTAACGGAATTAGAACCAGGAGATTTGGTATTTTTCGGCACACCAGAAAAAGCCACCCATGTCGGACTGTATTTAGGTGATGGTGCTTATATTCATAGTTCAGGCAAAGCACAAGGACGCAATGGTATAGGGATTGATGTTCTCTCGGAACAGGGAGATGCGGTGAGTCGGTCATATTATCAGCAACTACGCGGTGCTGGCCGAGTTGTGCAAAGTTACGAACCACAGAGACGTTGA
- a CDS encoding glycosyltransferase family 2 protein → MRSGLIPERMREENGVISANVPAVSVVVPVRDEVESLPHLLEAIASSLSDRQISYEIICVDDGSTDGSAEFLKQQAQIRSDLKAVILRRNYGQTAAMSAGFNYAVGQAIVTLDADLQNDPADIPMLLAKLDEGYDLVSGWRQKRQDGAVNRLLPSKIANWLIRRTTSVYIHDYGCSLKAYRAELVADMNLYGELHRFLPALAYIEGARITEMPVRHHARRFGRSKYGISRTFRVLMDLLTILFMKKFLTRPMHVFGLLGLISMVLGVGIGIYLTFVKFALGEMIGNRPLLILAVLLLVTGVQLFCFGLLAELLMRTYHESQGRPIYRVREIVENKNNPA, encoded by the coding sequence ATGAGGAGTGGGTTGATTCCAGAGAGAATGCGTGAGGAAAATGGGGTGATTTCTGCCAATGTACCTGCGGTGTCGGTGGTAGTCCCGGTGCGTGATGAGGTAGAGAGCTTACCACATTTATTAGAGGCGATCGCATCTAGTTTATCTGATCGTCAAATTAGTTATGAAATCATCTGTGTTGATGATGGTTCTACAGATGGTTCGGCGGAATTTCTCAAACAACAAGCGCAAATTCGCAGTGATTTAAAAGCGGTAATTCTGCGGCGCAATTACGGACAAACCGCCGCCATGTCTGCTGGATTTAACTATGCAGTGGGTCAAGCAATTGTCACTTTAGATGCTGACTTGCAAAATGATCCGGCTGATATCCCGATGTTATTGGCTAAATTGGATGAAGGCTACGATTTAGTCAGTGGTTGGCGGCAAAAACGGCAAGATGGCGCAGTTAATCGTTTACTTCCTTCTAAAATTGCTAACTGGCTGATTCGTCGCACTACTAGCGTTTATATTCATGACTATGGCTGTTCCCTCAAAGCCTATCGTGCAGAATTGGTAGCAGATATGAATCTCTATGGAGAACTGCACCGATTTTTACCAGCATTGGCATATATTGAAGGGGCAAGAATCACCGAAATGCCTGTACGTCACCACGCCAGGCGATTTGGTCGGAGTAAGTACGGCATTTCCCGGACTTTTCGCGTGTTGATGGATTTGTTAACTATTTTGTTTATGAAAAAATTCCTCACCCGCCCAATGCACGTTTTTGGGTTGTTGGGTTTGATTTCGATGGTTTTGGGTGTGGGAATAGGAATTTATTTGACCTTTGTCAAGTTTGCATTGGGTGAAATGATTGGTAATCGCCCGTTGTTAATTTTGGCAGTTTTATTATTAGTAACTGGTGTACAACTGTTTTGCTTTGGTCTGTTAGCAGAATTGTTAATGCGTACTTACCATGAATCCCAAGGAAGACCTATTTATCGAGTCAGGGAAATAGTTGAAAATAAAAATAACCCCGCTTGA
- a CDS encoding DUF4397 domain-containing protein: MFLTRRLFSGALALSLMSWTIYPYKSLAYSQLSTESSKQSSTQSISLLDSLLNPYKCPTKLRVINAAVGTASPVDVIVNGKKVLEDVDFRQASKYVNVTPGNLHVLFVRSDNFSTIASRTFTGAPNSAYTVAITGTLPGPSGQPLFNQSPFVIPEDLTQPNPGKFKGRWYRFSETSAVIDFRISKSSSPTVDETRITDLIPKTAIAYPELTAGTYNFNPVLPDQFAPLINNAFNPPIAVEVANQAVPAGVIFDVIATGNALGQTPNSLTLTTASTQVAPPDANGCTQIVP; the protein is encoded by the coding sequence ATGTTTCTAACAAGACGATTATTCTCAGGCGCTTTGGCATTATCTTTAATGAGTTGGACTATTTATCCATACAAAAGTTTAGCTTATTCCCAATTATCTACAGAGTCTTCAAAACAATCGTCCACTCAAAGTATTAGCCTACTAGATTCTCTTCTAAACCCTTATAAATGCCCTACGAAATTAAGAGTTATTAACGCTGCGGTGGGTACTGCTTCACCAGTTGATGTCATTGTCAACGGTAAAAAAGTTTTAGAGGATGTAGATTTTCGTCAAGCTAGTAAATATGTCAATGTAACACCAGGAAATCTTCACGTACTTTTTGTGCGATCTGATAATTTCAGTACAATTGCTTCTAGAACATTTACAGGAGCGCCTAATAGTGCTTACACAGTAGCGATAACAGGAACACTACCAGGCCCCTCCGGTCAACCATTATTTAATCAATCACCCTTTGTGATTCCAGAGGATTTAACACAGCCTAATCCTGGTAAATTTAAAGGACGTTGGTATCGCTTTTCCGAAACTAGTGCTGTGATAGATTTCCGTATTAGCAAATCCTCTAGCCCAACTGTGGATGAAACTCGTATCACAGACCTGATACCCAAAACTGCTATTGCTTACCCAGAACTTACGGCTGGTACATATAACTTCAATCCAGTTCTACCTGATCAATTTGCCCCATTGATCAATAATGCCTTCAACCCACCAATCGCAGTAGAAGTTGCGAATCAAGCAGTCCCGGCCGGAGTCATTTTTGATGTAATTGCTACAGGTAATGCTTTAGGTCAAACACCTAACTCTCTGACACTCACAACTGCTTCAACACAAGTAGCGCCTCCTGATGCTAATGGGTGTACTCAGATTGTGCCGTAA
- a CDS encoding creatininase family protein → MLLHLSTWQEVEAYLQQSQGIIFPIGSTEQHGPTGLIGTDAICAEAIARGVGDVTGAIVGPTINVGMALHHTAFPGTISLRPSTLIQVVRDYVTSLVKVGFKKFYFINGHGGNIATLKAAFSETYAYLEDLQISHAHQVQCQVANWFMCKSVFELAKQLYADQEGSHATPSEVAVTQYVYPEAIKQAPLSPEVARGHNIYSAADFRNRYPDGRMGSNPALATPEHGKQFYDLAVKELSNGYLEFLNAD, encoded by the coding sequence ATGTTACTGCATTTAAGTACTTGGCAAGAAGTTGAAGCGTATTTACAGCAATCTCAGGGGATAATTTTCCCCATTGGTTCTACAGAACAACATGGGCCGACGGGGTTAATTGGGACTGATGCGATTTGTGCAGAAGCGATCGCTCGTGGTGTGGGTGATGTGACTGGGGCGATCGTCGGCCCTACAATCAATGTGGGGATGGCATTACACCACACCGCCTTTCCCGGTACAATTAGTCTCCGTCCTAGCACTTTAATTCAAGTCGTGCGAGACTATGTAACCAGTTTAGTCAAAGTTGGTTTTAAAAAGTTCTACTTTATTAATGGTCACGGTGGTAATATTGCTACCCTCAAAGCGGCTTTTTCAGAAACTTATGCTTACCTAGAAGATTTACAAATTTCCCACGCTCATCAAGTGCAATGCCAAGTAGCTAACTGGTTTATGTGTAAATCTGTATTTGAGTTAGCTAAACAATTATACGCCGATCAAGAAGGTTCTCATGCTACCCCCAGTGAAGTAGCCGTGACTCAATATGTTTATCCCGAAGCCATTAAGCAAGCACCCCTTTCTCCAGAAGTTGCGCGGGGACACAATATTTATAGCGCCGCCGACTTCCGCAACCGTTACCCCGATGGGCGTATGGGTTCAAATCCCGCCTTAGCCACACCAGAACATGGTAAGCAATTTTATGACTTGGCGGTGAAAGAACTGAGTAATGGATATTTGGAGTTTCTCAACGCAGATTAA
- the hisC gene encoding histidinol-phosphate transaminase: protein MTNFFRANVDAMASYIPGEQPKRGSQVIKLNSNENPYPPSPTALAALQNIDGEWLRRYPEPFGDQFRHAASQVLGVPSDWIIVGNGSDEILNVVMRACTEPGRKVVYPTPTYVLYRTLTEMQAADVVEIPYSEGYQLPVAELIAVDGAVTFIASPNSPSGHVVPSADLEKLASQLSGVLVIDEAYVDFAEADALDLVKKYENVIIIRTLSKGYSLAGLRLGFGIAQPKLLQGLFKVKDSYNIDAIACTVATAAITDQAYKNACVAKIKASRIQLTKEFQQLGFQVWESHTNFLLVQPPQQNAAYLYQKLKEQQILIRYFPHPGLLDKLRITIGTDEQNQILVNAIKALL from the coding sequence ATGACCAATTTCTTCCGCGCCAATGTTGATGCAATGGCTAGTTACATTCCTGGTGAACAGCCGAAACGTGGTAGCCAAGTAATTAAACTCAACAGTAACGAAAATCCCTACCCCCCCTCACCAACTGCTTTAGCTGCACTACAAAATATTGATGGTGAGTGGTTGCGGCGTTACCCAGAACCTTTTGGCGACCAGTTTCGCCACGCTGCTAGTCAAGTTTTAGGAGTGCCGAGTGATTGGATTATTGTTGGTAATGGCAGTGATGAGATTTTAAATGTCGTGATGCGAGCCTGTACGGAACCGGGACGGAAGGTAGTTTATCCGACACCGACTTATGTTTTGTATCGTACACTCACAGAGATGCAGGCGGCAGATGTGGTGGAAATTCCTTACAGTGAAGGCTATCAATTACCTGTTGCGGAATTAATTGCCGTGGATGGGGCTGTAACATTTATTGCTTCACCAAACAGTCCTTCTGGTCATGTTGTCCCTAGCGCAGACTTAGAAAAACTCGCCAGTCAGTTATCTGGGGTGTTAGTCATTGATGAAGCTTACGTCGATTTTGCCGAAGCTGATGCTTTAGATTTGGTCAAGAAGTATGAGAATGTGATAATTATCCGCACCTTATCTAAAGGTTACTCCTTGGCGGGTTTGCGCTTGGGTTTTGGGATTGCTCAACCCAAGTTATTGCAGGGATTATTTAAAGTTAAGGATAGTTATAACATTGATGCGATCGCCTGTACAGTTGCCACAGCCGCCATCACCGACCAAGCTTATAAAAATGCTTGCGTAGCCAAAATTAAAGCATCTCGCATCCAACTTACCAAAGAATTTCAACAATTAGGCTTCCAGGTTTGGGAGTCGCACACCAATTTTTTACTCGTCCAGCCACCCCAACAAAACGCCGCATATCTCTATCAAAAACTCAAAGAACAACAAATTCTCATCCGCTACTTTCCCCACCCAGGACTCTTAGATAAACTCCGCATCACCATTGGTACAGATGAGCAAAATCAAATATTAGTCAATGCCATCAAGGCATTACTCTAA
- a CDS encoding trans-aconitate 2-methyltransferase: MSEWYKEDLAFIHDEGFRDYALKSAPGILEIFRQNNINSGLVVDLGCGSGLWANELVKSNYRVLGVDISESMIAIAQKRVPQAKFYVGSVFKIAIPPCHAVTSISECLSYLFDADNNRQNLIQLLQRIYQALVPGGVLIFDIVEAGQIAVGNKAKNFTEGKDWVVLVEKEELRSQNILTRRIITFRQVGQYYRRDEEIHHVQLYRATQIATDLRKIGFRVQTTRNYGNFYLPKGNVAFIARKPFPD; this comes from the coding sequence ATGAGTGAATGGTATAAAGAAGACCTCGCCTTTATCCATGATGAGGGTTTTCGGGATTATGCGCTCAAATCAGCCCCCGGTATTTTAGAAATTTTCCGGCAAAACAACATTAACTCAGGTTTAGTCGTAGACTTGGGCTGCGGAAGCGGGTTATGGGCAAATGAACTGGTCAAGTCTAATTATCGGGTATTAGGGGTTGATATTTCAGAATCGATGATTGCGATCGCCCAAAAAAGAGTACCCCAGGCAAAATTTTATGTTGGTTCTGTCTTTAAAATTGCCATTCCCCCATGTCACGCTGTTACTTCCATTAGTGAATGCTTGAGTTACTTGTTTGATGCTGACAACAACCGCCAAAACCTGATTCAGCTATTGCAGCGCATATATCAAGCTTTAGTTCCTGGTGGGGTTTTAATTTTTGATATTGTAGAAGCGGGACAAATCGCCGTTGGTAATAAAGCGAAAAATTTTACCGAAGGAAAAGACTGGGTTGTATTAGTTGAGAAAGAAGAATTGCGATCGCAAAATATATTAACCCGCCGCATCATCACTTTTCGCCAAGTCGGACAATACTATAGACGCGATGAAGAAATTCATCATGTGCAGTTATACCGAGCCACACAAATAGCCACAGACTTACGTAAAATTGGCTTTCGCGTCCAAACAACGCGCAATTATGGTAATTTCTATTTACCAAAAGGAAATGTGGCATTTATCGCCCGTAAACCCTTTCCTGATTAA
- a CDS encoding GNAT family N-acetyltransferase translates to MTYKFVDTLTEKQIHQLVELYQKEFWSQRREYPDVVKMLKHSDIVLGLIDNNAELIGFTRVLTDFVYRATIYDVIIKSTYRNKGLGAKLMDAIVHHPQLHQVEQIALYCLPEMMPFYQRWGFTTEVGNLNLMYRYHHSHQDK, encoded by the coding sequence ATGACTTATAAATTTGTTGACACCCTCACAGAAAAGCAAATTCATCAATTAGTAGAGTTATATCAAAAAGAATTTTGGAGTCAGAGACGGGAATATCCAGATGTTGTCAAAATGCTCAAACATTCAGATATTGTTTTAGGATTGATAGATAATAATGCAGAACTCATTGGCTTTACACGGGTTCTCACTGACTTTGTTTATCGAGCCACCATTTACGATGTCATCATTAAGTCAACCTACAGAAACAAAGGGCTTGGTGCTAAGTTAATGGATGCAATTGTCCACCATCCCCAATTACATCAAGTCGAACAAATTGCACTTTACTGCTTGCCAGAAATGATGCCATTTTATCAACGTTGGGGTTTCACAACAGAAGTTGGTAATCTCAACTTAATGTATCGATATCACCACTCTCATCAGGATAAATAA
- a CDS encoding cupin domain-containing protein has protein sequence MIINPDNVPSRTTSIYPEKFQHIVAGRVKKALGNAAGLKNYGVNLVTLAPGSCSSLRHWHTRQDEFIYIIEGEATLVTNEGEQILTPGMMAGFPAGEENGHHLVNRSETIVIYLEVGDRTPDDEGYYPDDDLIAKAGVNGERIFTRKDGTLYEN, from the coding sequence ATGATTATCAATCCAGATAATGTTCCTAGCCGCACAACTTCAATTTACCCAGAAAAATTCCAACATATCGTTGCTGGGAGAGTTAAAAAAGCATTAGGAAATGCCGCCGGATTAAAAAATTATGGGGTGAATTTAGTCACCCTAGCACCAGGAAGTTGTTCTTCCTTAAGACATTGGCATACTCGGCAAGATGAATTTATTTATATTATTGAAGGTGAAGCAACCTTAGTCACCAATGAAGGAGAACAAATTCTCACACCAGGAATGATGGCAGGTTTTCCTGCTGGCGAAGAAAACGGACATCACCTAGTAAATCGCTCTGAGACAATAGTAATTTATTTAGAAGTTGGCGATAGAACACCGGATGATGAAGGTTACTATCCAGACGATGATTTAATTGCCAAAGCAGGTGTAAATGGTGAGCGAATTTTTACAAGAAAAGATGGAACTTTGTATGAAAATTAA
- a CDS encoding pentapeptide repeat-containing protein translates to MKSPILATIIFVAAISGASNAQAANPEHLTQLLATKQCQNCDLTGAGLVLADLSGANLSGANLTGANLSRANLVGADLRGANLAGAGLFGANLTEAKFNGANLNGADLRNTYLGNAEFTKAYLQGANFQGAIGIPLQVATPEEFYAWGIAEGQRGNHQQAISYFSQAIAAKPEYAGAYLARGIAKYQLFDRQGAFADAQIAEKLFNTQQNGDGTQTAQAFIKELQTPYKENVTTGKPSFFDFVGSVGSVLLQFLPF, encoded by the coding sequence ATGAAAAGCCCAATTTTAGCCACAATTATATTTGTTGCCGCCATTAGTGGCGCTTCAAATGCCCAAGCAGCCAATCCCGAACATTTGACACAGTTATTAGCCACAAAACAATGCCAAAACTGTGATTTGACTGGTGCAGGTTTAGTTTTAGCTGATTTATCTGGGGCAAATTTAAGTGGTGCAAATCTCACTGGTGCGAATCTTAGTCGCGCTAATTTAGTTGGTGCTGATTTACGTGGTGCAAACTTAGCGGGTGCAGGCTTGTTTGGCGCTAACTTAACAGAGGCGAAATTCAATGGGGCGAATCTTAACGGTGCAGATTTAAGAAACACTTATTTAGGAAATGCGGAATTTACCAAGGCTTACCTCCAAGGAGCTAATTTTCAAGGTGCTATTGGTATCCCATTACAAGTTGCTACCCCAGAAGAGTTTTATGCTTGGGGCATAGCAGAAGGGCAGAGAGGCAATCACCAACAAGCAATTAGTTACTTTAGTCAAGCGATCGCCGCTAAACCAGAATACGCAGGTGCTTACTTAGCACGGGGTATCGCTAAATACCAATTATTTGACCGCCAAGGTGCTTTCGCAGATGCCCAAATTGCCGAAAAGCTATTTAATACCCAACAAAATGGTGATGGAACCCAAACAGCCCAAGCCTTTATCAAAGAACTGCAAACGCCTTATAAAGAAAATGTGACTACAGGTAAACCCAGTTTCTTTGATTTTGTTGGTAGTGTTGGCTCAGTTCTGCTTCAGTTCTTACCTTTTTAA
- a CDS encoding FAD-dependent oxidoreductase, producing the protein MSHQIYTTDILVVGGGTGGTAAAIQAARRGIRTILVSEFAWLGGMLTSAGVSAPDGNELVAWQTGLWGAFLQELRDRQPGGLDNSWVSFFSYDPAVGAAIFADWVKELANLQWMAGQVPLEVLQQGNCVTGVRFADFTVHAKVILDGTELGDLLALAEIPYRWGWELQGEWGEPSAPASYNALTEKYPVQSPTWVVVMQDFGDAVAPEIPAAPNYNPALFAGAWENYGAEKFLNYGRLPGDRFMINWPIKGNDYAEGVGRLVESEASKADFIQECRWHSQNFAHFIQNQLGRRYGLAEKIFPGNGTAFALHPYYRESRRLVGLTTIREQDILPVAGGQVASLFTDAVAVGNYANDHHYPGFDLPLQPKSIRWGGRWTGTPFTIPYRCLVPATTDGLLVCEKNISVSHIANGATRLQPVVMGIGQAAGMAAAMCVELGVQPRDLPVRALQEALLQDKQTPAAIAPLFNLDFSPHHSQWLFTQLNYLDHPEDYPVSGNCPQISLVEEVSTQNCDCLTGIFQRMDQQNYQILVTEPSAYQGQTWKLVTLRSHIDEQLQIAVHKQLITVWGKLNFSGNWLLVDQLKR; encoded by the coding sequence ATGAGTCATCAAATATATACAACAGATATCTTAGTTGTGGGCGGGGGAACTGGTGGAACGGCGGCGGCGATTCAAGCGGCGAGAAGGGGTATTAGAACTATTTTGGTGAGTGAGTTTGCGTGGCTGGGGGGAATGCTGACTTCAGCCGGAGTTTCGGCACCAGATGGGAATGAATTAGTTGCTTGGCAAACTGGGTTGTGGGGGGCGTTTTTACAAGAGTTACGCGATCGCCAACCAGGAGGATTAGATAATAGTTGGGTGAGTTTTTTTAGTTATGATCCTGCGGTGGGGGCGGCGATTTTTGCTGATTGGGTGAAGGAGTTGGCAAATCTGCAATGGATGGCTGGACAAGTCCCACTAGAGGTTTTACAACAGGGAAATTGTGTTACTGGGGTGCGGTTTGCGGATTTTACGGTTCACGCCAAGGTAATTCTTGATGGTACAGAATTGGGTGATTTATTGGCGTTGGCGGAAATTCCTTACCGTTGGGGTTGGGAGTTGCAAGGTGAATGGGGAGAACCCAGCGCCCCAGCTAGTTATAATGCCCTAACAGAGAAATATCCAGTGCAATCACCAACTTGGGTAGTAGTGATGCAAGATTTTGGTGATGCTGTTGCACCAGAAATTCCGGCTGCGCCTAATTATAATCCAGCGTTGTTTGCGGGGGCTTGGGAAAACTATGGTGCGGAGAAGTTTTTGAATTATGGACGCTTGCCGGGCGATCGCTTTATGATTAACTGGCCGATCAAAGGTAATGATTACGCTGAAGGTGTCGGGCGTTTGGTAGAGTCAGAAGCATCTAAAGCTGATTTTATCCAGGAATGTCGCTGGCATAGTCAAAATTTCGCTCATTTTATCCAAAATCAGTTAGGTCGCCGCTACGGTTTGGCTGAAAAAATTTTCCCTGGGAATGGCACAGCTTTTGCGCTACATCCCTATTACCGAGAAAGTCGCCGTTTAGTAGGACTCACAACCATTCGAGAACAAGATATTTTACCTGTGGCTGGAGGTCAAGTTGCATCTTTATTTACAGATGCAGTTGCGGTTGGTAACTACGCCAACGACCATCATTATCCAGGGTTTGATTTACCACTACAACCAAAATCAATTCGTTGGGGCGGACGCTGGACGGGAACGCCGTTTACTATCCCTTACCGTTGTTTAGTTCCGGCGACTACAGACGGTTTATTAGTGTGTGAAAAAAATATTTCTGTATCGCATATAGCTAATGGTGCAACAAGATTGCAACCTGTGGTGATGGGTATCGGTCAAGCTGCTGGTATGGCGGCTGCTATGTGCGTCGAGTTGGGTGTACAGCCGCGAGATTTACCAGTTAGGGCTTTACAGGAAGCGTTATTACAGGATAAACAAACACCTGCGGCGATCGCACCTTTATTTAATCTAGATTTTTCCCCACATCATTCACAATGGTTATTCACGCAACTAAATTATTTAGATCATCCCGAAGATTATCCTGTAAGTGGTAATTGCCCTCAAATATCATTGGTTGAGGAAGTATCAACCCAAAATTGTGACTGTTTGACAGGGATTTTCCAACGTATGGATCAGCAGAATTACCAAATCCTAGTGACTGAACCATCTGCGTATCAGGGTCAGACTTGGAAACTAGTAACTTTGCGATCGCACATAGATGAACAGCTACAAATTGCTGTACATAAACAATTGATTACTGTGTGGGGAAAGCTCAATTTCTCTGGTAATTGGTTATTAGTTGATCAATTAAAAAGGTAA
- a CDS encoding type II toxin-antitoxin system ParD family antitoxin: MPNVEKISVALTPEMAALVRNAVESGEYASSSEVIREALREWKQKRLHQLQNVEKPIAQPQLDLTAEEKLAKLNKLFGAWKNQPDLTEIFAEIDQQRHAYQGRSLDSIDNQDNG; encoded by the coding sequence ATGCCTAACGTCGAAAAAATCAGTGTAGCTCTGACCCCAGAAATGGCAGCTTTGGTTCGTAATGCTGTAGAGTCAGGCGAATATGCTAGTAGCAGTGAGGTAATTCGTGAAGCACTGCGCGAGTGGAAGCAAAAACGTTTACATCAATTGCAAAATGTTGAAAAGCCGATAGCTCAACCACAATTAGATTTAACAGCAGAAGAGAAATTAGCTAAATTAAATAAACTATTTGGGGCTTGGAAAAATCAACCAGACTTAACAGAAATATTTGCAGAAATTGACCAGCAACGTCATGCCTATCAAGGTAGAAGCCTAGACTCAATTGATAATCAGGATAACGGCTAA
- a CDS encoding type II toxin-antitoxin system VapB family antitoxin, whose protein sequence is MATPININEALLQEALALDDQVSIDSLVETALREYIQRRKRLKVLELFGTIDYNAGYGYKHQRQQT, encoded by the coding sequence GTGGCTACACCGATCAACATCAACGAAGCCTTACTACAAGAGGCGTTGGCACTTGACGACCAAGTGAGCATTGATTCTCTGGTGGAAACAGCACTGCGCGAATATATTCAACGTCGCAAGCGGCTCAAAGTGTTAGAACTCTTTGGTACTATTGATTATAATGCAGGCTACGGCTATAAACACCAACGTCAGCAAACATGA
- the clpS gene encoding ATP-dependent Clp protease adapter ClpS: MSVETIEKSSTSRKLAPRYRVLLHNDDYNSMEYVVQVLLTTIPGLTQPQAVSIMMEAHTNGLALVITCALEHAEFYCETLKNHGLSSSIEPDE, translated from the coding sequence GTGTCAGTCGAAACCATTGAGAAGAGTTCCACATCCCGCAAGCTCGCCCCTCGGTATCGCGTTCTGCTCCATAACGACGACTACAACTCGATGGAGTACGTGGTGCAGGTATTATTAACAACAATACCGGGTCTCACTCAGCCCCAAGCTGTGAGCATCATGATGGAAGCACATACAAATGGGTTAGCTTTAGTCATTACCTGCGCCCTAGAACATGCTGAATTTTACTGTGAAACATTGAAAAATCACGGTTTATCCAGCAGTATTGAACCGGATGAGTAG